In Lentilitoribacter sp. Alg239-R112, the following proteins share a genomic window:
- the tatA gene encoding twin-arginine translocase TatA/TatE family subunit: MGNIGPLQIVIILLVVLVFFGRGKIPQLMGDVAKGIKSFKSGMKEEVDTAESKTVEVEKQAEKDKV; encoded by the coding sequence ATGGGAAATATTGGTCCCCTGCAGATTGTCATCATTTTGCTAGTTGTATTGGTCTTCTTTGGCCGCGGTAAAATTCCACAATTGATGGGCGATGTCGCTAAAGGTATTAAAAGCTTTAAAAGCGGTATGAAAGAGGAAGTCGATACGGCTGAATCAAAAACAGTTGAAGTTGAAAAACAAGCCGAAAAAGATAAAGTTTAA
- the tatC gene encoding twin-arginine translocase subunit TatC encodes MNDPVSNEAEIDDQPQPLVEHLVELRRRMIWAVAGFIIAFAFCFALGSQIYNLLILPYSWAVEWSGIQDQEIKFIFTAPQEFFFTQVKIGFFGGMLLSFPVIATQIYKFVAPGLYKNERSAFLPFLIASPILFIIGGAIVYFVLIPVAMLFFLGTQQLGGSGVASITLLPKTSEYLSLIMTLIFAFGLVFQLPVVTTLMARAGLLTAETLSTKRKYAIVLAFIMAAVLTPPDPASQIGLALPTILLYEVAIYCARIVDRRRKEELKKSGYSDEDEE; translated from the coding sequence ATGAACGATCCCGTGAGTAATGAAGCGGAGATCGATGACCAACCGCAGCCACTTGTTGAGCATTTAGTTGAATTGCGCCGCCGTATGATTTGGGCGGTTGCTGGTTTCATCATTGCATTTGCTTTTTGTTTTGCATTGGGCAGCCAGATTTATAATTTGCTCATTTTGCCGTACTCATGGGCTGTTGAATGGTCAGGTATTCAAGATCAGGAAATAAAATTTATTTTCACGGCACCTCAAGAGTTCTTCTTCACACAAGTTAAAATTGGCTTTTTTGGTGGTATGTTGCTGTCATTTCCTGTGATCGCGACACAGATTTATAAGTTTGTTGCACCAGGTCTTTATAAAAATGAGCGTTCAGCATTTTTGCCATTCCTTATTGCTTCGCCGATTTTGTTTATCATCGGCGGTGCAATTGTTTATTTCGTTCTTATTCCTGTGGCGATGTTGTTTTTCTTAGGTACGCAGCAGCTAGGGGGATCTGGCGTTGCGTCAATCACATTACTTCCGAAGACGTCTGAATATTTAAGTCTTATTATGACGCTTATCTTTGCGTTTGGTCTTGTCTTTCAGTTGCCTGTGGTAACAACGCTGATGGCGCGTGCTGGATTGCTGACTGCGGAGACACTTTCCACGAAGCGGAAATATGCCATCGTACTTGCCTTTATTATGGCTGCGGTGCTAACGCCGCCTGATCCTGCTTCTCAGATAGGCCTTGCATTGCCTACAATCCTTCTTTACGAGGTCGCTATCTATTGCGCTCGCATAGTTGATCGACGTAGAAAAGAAGAGCTGAAGAAGTCGGGATATTCTGACGAAGACGAAGAGTAA
- the tatB gene encoding Sec-independent protein translocase protein TatB, whose protein sequence is MFDIGWPELLMVAVVLILVVGPKDLPPMLRAFGRTVKKYRGMANDFKRQFDDALEESELDELRQTVAEAKSYNPLNQVKDAVNDVGAEISDAVEDAKPVKPWVPKPEEISDAARSVGEKEAKAAAAKAPVRKTTARKAAGQKTAAKKAAAPKKTTAPVRKSTGRKPAAKTSTNKSPVAPKTNVRKPRTTIAKTKGASVDTGKAKVK, encoded by the coding sequence ATGTTCGATATTGGCTGGCCTGAGCTGCTTATGGTTGCTGTGGTTTTGATTTTGGTGGTTGGTCCAAAGGATTTGCCGCCCATGCTTCGTGCGTTTGGGCGCACGGTTAAAAAATATCGTGGCATGGCAAATGATTTCAAACGGCAGTTTGACGATGCACTGGAAGAATCTGAATTAGATGAGTTGAGGCAAACAGTTGCTGAGGCTAAAAGCTACAATCCGCTTAATCAGGTAAAAGACGCAGTCAATGACGTTGGTGCGGAAATTAGTGACGCGGTAGAAGATGCTAAGCCTGTAAAGCCATGGGTGCCGAAGCCGGAAGAAATTTCTGATGCAGCTCGTTCAGTGGGCGAGAAAGAGGCGAAGGCTGCTGCTGCAAAGGCACCAGTGCGTAAAACAACAGCACGTAAAGCTGCTGGGCAGAAGACAGCCGCAAAGAAAGCTGCTGCACCGAAAAAAACGACCGCACCGGTTCGTAAATCAACCGGTCGTAAACCTGCCGCAAAAACGTCGACAAATAAGTCGCCAGTTGCACCAAAAACAAATGTGCGTAAACCACGTACAACAATAGCAAAAACAAAAGGCGCAAGCGTCGATACAGGAAAGGCTAAGGTCAAATGA